One window from the genome of Panthera leo isolate Ple1 chromosome D3, P.leo_Ple1_pat1.1, whole genome shotgun sequence encodes:
- the LOC122204013 gene encoding uncharacterized protein LOC122204013: MANKLVRPLAGGLSFSSGSPGRKLGIGNSSSLRGRVPGSLLDTVCACVRVRVHVSQGGGGGAGEVSQIAVRLESCSVSRALSPSLPCPAPAPLPAAGHSRLLWQMFGCAMATPEQDVPLDRGRDRPTLTGRPRRSLPRRLVVKNHAEPCTGGRVGRRAVHQRRLICGRLAGDQRPPRWRITLCRGPCTNNNGHRRFGVDGVPGKRGFRTLSANSQITGSVREMKNAASAGFLARF, encoded by the exons ATGGCTAACAAGCTGGTGCGGCCGTTGGCGGGAGGCCTCAGTTTCTCGTCAG GATCTCCAGGAAGAAAATTGGGAATCGGGAATTCTTCTTCCCTGCGGGGCCGAGTCCCCGGAAGCCTCCTAGACACAGTGTGCGCatgcgtgcgcgtgcgcgtgcaCGTGTCGCAGGGAGGTGGCGGGGGTGCCGGGGAGGTTTCCCAGATCGCTGTCCGGCTCGAGTCCTGCTCGGTCTCGCGCGCTCTcagccccagcctcccttgcccggccccggccccacTGCCAGCCGCCGGCCACAGCCGTTTGTTGTGGCAGATGTTCGGCTGTGCCATGGCAACGCCAGAACAGGATGTACCTCTGGATCGCGGCAGGGACCGGCCCACGCTCACGGGCCGCCCACGCCGTTCCCTTCCCCGGAGGCTTGTTGTGAAGAACCACGCGG AGCCGTGCAcaggaggcagggtggggaggagagccgTCCATCAGCGGCGTCTGATCTGTGGGCGTCTGGCCGGAGACCAGCGTCCTCCCCGCTGGAGGATTACTCTGTGTCGGGGCCCGTG TACCAACAATAACGGCCACCGTCGATTCGGCGTGGACGGCGTGCCAGGCAAAAGGGGGTTCCGTACATTATCGGCTAATTCTCAAATCACCGGCTCCGTGAG GGAGATGAAGAATGCAGCTTCAGCTGGCTTCTTGGCAAGGTTTTAG